The nucleotide sequence CCGGAGCGCCGCAGGCCTTTCTGATTTTCTCACAGGCACGTTTGCAGTATGGGTCCGTCCCGTAGCCGGACAGAGGTTCCGAATTGGTTTCCGCCAGTTTTTGCAGAATACGGGGATGGGCTCCCGCGATATAATCGCTTTCAAAAGAAATCATGATTTCCTCCTGTAATGAATATAAAATAAAATTTTCTATGACTTGCATAATGATTCCCTGCCTGTTATGATATAGTGCAACAGGGAGGTTTCGATTATGAATAAAACAATTGGATTTATCGGAGGCGGAAATATGGCCGGCGCCATCATCGGAGGTATCCTGAATTCCGGCCTCACCACAAAAGACCATATCATTGCCACTGCCAGAACAGAACGCACCCTGCAATCTCTGCAGGAACGTTTTCAGATTCGCACTTCCAGGAGTAACCCGGAAGCTGCCAGCCAGTCGGACATCCTCTTTCTGGCTGTCAAACCCCATCTGTTCCCGGAGGTCATTGCGGAAATCAGAGACAGCGTCCCGGAACAGGCCATTCTGGTGTCCATTGCCGCAGGACAGTCCATACAGGCCATAGAGGGCTTTTTCGGAAAAGAAATCAGGCTTGTCCGGGCCATGCCCAACACCCCCGCTCTGGTGGGAGAAGCCATGAGCGCCCTCTGCTGCAACGAACATGTATCGGAAACAGAGCTTTCTGAAATAACATCCATTTTCGACAGCTTTGGCATCTGCGAAACCGTTCCGGAGTCCCTGATGGATACGGTAGTGGGTGTGTCCGGTTCTTCCCCGGCCTATGTGTTTCTGTTCCTGGAAGCCATGGCAGACGCGGCTGTCGCCGACGGGATGCCCCGGTCTCAGGCTTATAAATTTGCAGCCCAGGCAGTCCTTGGCGCCGCAAAAATGGTTCTGGAAACAGGTTCTCATCCAGGACTTCTGAAAGACGCTGTCTGCTCCCCCGGAGGCACCACCATAGAAGCGGTGGCCGCACTGGAAAGCCAGGGTCTGCGCAGCGCAGTTATAAAGGCGCAGCGGGCCTGTGTGGAGAAATCCAGAGAAATGGATAAAAAAGCGGGCAGGTCCGCTTCAACTCCCTGAATCCCTCATTCCTGAGGGGCGCTGGACATCCTGTGGATGTCCGTTCAGCGCGGACCGAAGCGGAGCGTAGACCTGGGCGCTTTGCCGCGCGCGAGCGGATTGCCTGGCAATAAACTTCATCTCCGCGAGCTGCGCATCCCGCCCGGAGGGCTTTCTCTTATAGGAAATCTATATACTTTAGCACTTCTCAGTAACACGGTATTTTCTGTAAGAGAACAAACTACAGGATTAAAAAAGCGCAGAGCAACTCCAAATCCGCCTCGGTAATATCCGGCTGCACCGGATACTGTATCATACAGCCCCGCAGCTTCATTCCGTGGATTCCTTCTCCTTTCACCCGGTTTCCTGCCAGGAAAAATGCGGTTGCCCCTTCTCCTTCCCTTATCTTCTGTTTTTCCTGAAGCTGCTCCCTGGTGTAAAATTCCAGGGAAGCATCTTCACATTCGTATTCCACCGCCAGATTCCGCATTCCAGGAGGACAGATTTCCTTCAGGTGATTCAAAAACATCTGATACTCTTTCTCGTCAGACAGGATTCCCTGTGCCTTCATTTCATCGCATTCTTCCTTTGCTTTTGTCCAGCCATCCACCAGTTTTATATGGTTGATATAATATGTAATTTCCCGCTCCTGATAAGCAGTCGCTCCATGTTCCTGTCTGCAGGGAATTTGCACGGTAAAGGTCTCTTTTCTGCCGGTCTGTCTTCCGATTTTCCGTTTCATCTTGCGTTTTACCGGCACATGGTAATGGCGTTTCTCTTCCAGAAATTCCAAATCTGCCAGCTCCTGTCCGGAGAAAGGGATTTTCTCATATTCCCCTTCCAGCTCCAGGGCGGTGCACTGTATTCCGGACAGTTTCCTGGTTTCCAGAAATCCAAAAGACATGTTCCGGGACAGAAAATAATACAAAAGCATCCTTCCCTCCAGATTGTAATCTGCCAGCGCTCCGCTGTTTCCGGACTGGACATGATATTCTTTTCCGGCCACCCGAATCCCCCGGATAACCTCCATCACACATTCCTCCTGCAATTCCAGGCCCGTCAGCAGTTCTTCCCGTTTCGTCAGCGTGCCCCGCACACGTTTCTGTTCCAGTTTTCTGTATCTTTCCTGCTGTTCTTCCGTATCTGTTCCTTCTGAAAATAAATGAAACATCAGATGCTTCCCGGTCCTGCATACTCCTGCCGCCAGCACCGGAATTCCCGCCACTTCCATTTCCGCTCCTGACATCAGTGTTTCCTCAAATGCAGGCATGCAGGAACGTATCTCCTGTATATTCATAATTATGACTCCTTTCCCGGAAATATTTTGCAACAGTTCTGTTGCCCATTATCTTTGCCAATCATTACCTGTTTACCACAGAAAAATTATTTTTCATCCGTACTGTCTCAAAGTTCTGATGTCCGATTCCAATCACCCTTGCCATTGTTCCGCCTCATTTCCGTCACTTTTCTTTTCAGTATACCGGATTATCCCAAAAAACACAATCTTTTCCCCTCCGGACAGAAAAGTAACGTATTTTCTCACTTTCTCTGGTAAAATTTTGTAGCTTTATCCATTGCCATCAAAAGGATTTCTCCTTATAATGAGGTTATCTTGTTTCATCTGGAAATTTTGATTGTTATGAAATAATAATTTTTTATGGAAAGGAGCTTATATATTATGTGGGCTTATGAGAGTGTGTTTTACCAGATTTATCCTCTGGGATTTTGCGGTGCTCCCTTTGAAAACGACGGAGTGGCAGAACATCGTATTTTAAAGGTCGCAGACTGGATTCCCCATCTGGAAAAGCTGGGCGTCAACGCCATCTATTTTTCTCCGCTGTTTGAATCGGACACCCACGGCTACAACGCCAGGGATTACCGGAAAGTGGACGTGCGCCTGGGCACCAATGAAGATTTTAAGGAGATCTGCGACGCCCTTCACAAAGCAGGGATTCGCGTGGTGCTGGACGGTGTGTTTAATCATGCCGGCCGGGGATTCTTTGCATTTCAGGATGTACTTAAGAACCGGGAAAATTCCCGTTACAAAGACTGGTTCCATATTGATTTCCACGGTAATTCCAACTACAATGACGGATTGTGGTACGAAGGCTGGGAAGGCAATTACGATCTGGTAAAATTAAATCTCAGAAATGAGGAAGTGATTCAGTATCTGCTGGAAAGCGTCAGCCAGTGGGTAAAGGAATGGGACATTGACGGACTGCGCCTGGATGTGGCTTACTGTCTGGACCATGATTTTGTACGGAGACTGCGGGGACACTGCGACAGCCTGAAAGAAGACTTTTTCCTGGTAGGAGAAATGCTTCACGGAGATTACAATCAGCTTGTCAATGACTCCATGCTCCACTCTGCCACCAACTACGAGTGCTACAAGGGACTGCACTCCAGCTTCAATTCCATGAATATGTTTGAAATCAACCACTCTCTGCTGCGGCAGTTCGGACCGGAAAACTGGACCCTTTACCGGGGAAAACATCTTCTGAGCTTTGTGGACAACCATGATGTTTCCAGAATTGCCACCATTCTGGGAAATAAATCTCATCTGCCCCTGATTTATGCACTGTGCTTCGGTATGCCGGGCATTCCCTGTGTGTACTATGGCAGTGAATGGGGTGCGGAGGGAGACAAGAAAAACGGAGACCCCTCTCTGCGTCCCTCTTTCGAGAAACCGGACTGGAATGCACTGACCGACTGGATTGCAAAGCTGGCTGCTGCCAAAAAAGAATCCGACGCTCTGAATTACGGAGATTTCAAATCCGTGGTGCTGACCAACAAACAGTGTATTTTTGAGCGGAAAACAGATACGGAACGGGTACTGGTTGCTATCAATGCAGACAGCGAGCCTTACACAGCCCACTTTGACGCAGGCTGCGGCATGGCAGAAGATCTGATTACCGGACAGCCCCATGATTTCGGCGGCGGAAGTGAACTTCCTCCTTACAGCGCTTATTTCTGGAAATGTGAGAAATAAAAAAGAATGCGCACAGCGCATTCTTTTTTATTGCCTGCGAGAATAAACTTCATCTCCGCAAACTGCGCATAATTACTTTTCCCCGTAATGTGAACGTCATTGAGCAATTTCAATCTGTCCATGGCTGATACGATAAACCAGCCTGTTTTTTGCGTTTTTCATCCATGCGTATCGTATTTCTTCCGTATTTTCCCAATCTGGTTAAACCAGCTCTGAGGAAGTATCAACCCGAAAATCATTCCCAGTACAATGGCTCCGGCAATTTTAAACGTTTCAATTCCCTTTGCCATACACTGCTCCAAATCGTTCATAATCAGATAATATGACGTATAATAGATACCTGCTCCGGGAACCAGGGTGAAGATTCCTGTTACCAGAAAAACGGTACCGGGCATTTTCCGGATTGCCGACAGCAGCCTTGCCACCAGAGTCAGTACCAGAGTCGCCCACATGGAAGCAATCGTTATTCCTGTGTCATGGGAGACGCAAAAAAGATATACCATCCAGCCAATGGCCCCGTTCACTGCACAGAGCAGGTATTCCGACCGGGGTACATGAAACAATACTGCAAATGCCATGGTTGCAGCCATGGATACCAGAATCTGATCCATCACATTCCCCTCCTGTTCCATTTTTTCAAAAGTTCCGGTTGTCTCACAGCGCCAGCGTCCCTCCCCACAAAAGATGAAATACCTTGATGGCGCCGCCTACTCCAATGGCAATACACATGCCCGTCAGCAGCGCGTCAATCATGCGGATACTTCCCGACAGATAATCTCCGCTGAACAAATCCCGGATTCCGGTGGTCAGGGCCACGCCCGGCACCAGCGGAATAATTCCGCCGATAATAATCTTATCTGATAAAATTCCTGCTCCCGCCACATACAGAATCAGGCTTCCCGTAGTCACAAGGGCGCTTCCCATAATATTCATGATAAATCTGGAGGCATGGTGTCTGGCTGCCAGCAGTAAAAACACTTCCAGCAAAATTCCCAGAAAAAAGCACACCATGCTGTCATAGGGCCTGCCGCCCAGCAGATAGCAGAATCCTGCACTGCCTGCAGCACAGGCAAGAATCAGTGACCGATTATTGGTACCGGAAGCATTCCGATACTGCTCCAGCTTCTCATATGCCTCTGTTATGGTACAGTTCTTCTCACAGATTTCTCTGGAAAGCTGATTCATCTGGGCTACCCGTTCCAGATTGACCTCTCCGATGGGCACATAGCGCACCATACTGCCTGCATCCTTCCGCTGTTCATACACAGTGGCAAAAATTCCGTTTGTAATAACGAACACATGATAATCTTCGATTCCATAAGCCTCCAGAATACGGCTCACGGTTTCCTGTACACGGTAAATTTCCCCTCCGCTTTTCAGAAGGATTTCTCCCACGGATATGGCAAGATTTAATATTGTTTTGCTTTCCACCATGCTCTTTCCTCCAGATAATTATTCCGTATGAAAGTATAGCAATATTCCGGCGTCCTGTAAACAGAAATTTTCACATTCTGACATGAAACACTGCCTGTATATTACAAAAAAGGCTTTGAAGCAATCCATATAGCGGTATTATTCAGAGTTCTTTTCCTTACCATGCCGCTCCAGGCTTTTTAATATTCCCAGAAACAGAAAAAGGTTCGGTGTAAGAAAGGCAGTGGGATTATTCACCATACCCTGAGCCAGATAACTGCCAAGCATAACAGGGCCCACCATCATCAGCGGGCAGGTTCGGGCTCTTTTTCCGGCAGAAACCGCAGTACTGACTAACAGTCCAAAATAGCTGACTGCCCCCAGAATTCCGGTTATGGACAGAAACAGCAGCCATTCGTTGTGGGGATCCACAATACGCCCTCCGTAAGCTGCCAGCTCCAACCCCTGATACTGATACAAAAACAGATGAAAACAGTTGGGCCCGCAGCCGATGAACTTCCTGTCAAAGGGCAGTTTATTCCATGCTGTCATTGTATGTCTCCAGATTAATCCACGCTCGCTTCCAAATTCATCCTGCAGCTTCAGACTGTTTATCCACTGAAAAGTTCCTGTCCACTGCTTTTCACTCATAAGGTTCACTGTCAGAACCAGTATGATACAGATTCCGGACAGAAGGGCCAAAATAGCAAACAGGATATTTCTGATTTTCGGCCAGGGCAGTTCCAGTTGCTTTTTTTTCATCGTTTTTACCAGACACAGCAGCATCCCGAACAGAACTCCTTCTGTCAGCAGTACCATGGGATGTATCATCAGATTCTGCAGCTTCTGTCCCAGAAACAACTGACTCATAAAGGCTTTTGTATTTCCTTCCTGCCACATCATTAACGTCAGCTTTAAGAACAGGCTGCCTCCCCAGAACAGCAGGCACAAATCCAGAAACTTTTCCATATGCTTACTGTCTTTCATGGAAAACCACAGCAGAACCAGAAAGGCTGTGCCAATCCCCGGAATCCAGCTGCTGGCATTGGTGGCGTAGGCTCCGTAAAAGCCCAGAACCAGAAAGGCTCCGTAAATCGCCTTTGAAAAAAGCGTTTCCGACAGATAATACAACACCATCCCTATGGGCAGAATCATGCAATAGTAGCTGGAGCAGGCGTTGATATTTCCAATGGTGGTCAGAAAAGATCCCATCTGTCCGGGGTCCATATTGTCCCATAAATGAAATACATTGACGCCCCAAAACTGGAGGATTCCCAGTAACAGCACGAGTCCATTGGAAATCAGAAAAATCCAGGCTATCCAGATACCTGGCTGAAGATATTTTCCCAGAATTACATATACTGCTGCGCAGAGCAGGAACACCAGCGCTCCCAGCATTCTGGCGTCTGTTCCATAAAAGGATTCTGCCGGGTCCAGGGAACAGATGGTGGAACACAGGAGCACCAGTACAAAGGCTCCCATAAACCGTGCCGGCACATCTGTTCTGTGCCAGAATTCCTTTATTCTGTCTGCTGACAACATTTCTGCTGCTTCCGGAGTCCTTTGTTTTTTCTGTTTGCCTTGTCTGCCTTTTTTCTGCACCTGGCCGGCAATGGCGAACACCAGCGTCAGAGCAGTCAGTCCTGCGGCACAGGCGTCGAAAAACATCAGTTTGGCATTTGCAATATTAAAATAACCATCCTGGTAAAACAGCGGAAACAGGCCTGTCATACAGATTACAAAAAGTCCCGATACTGCTTTCTGCAGTTCTGACATAATGTCTGTATTTTTCTTTGCTTTTTGTTTCATTTTCTTTCTCCCGTAATGTCGCTTTATGATACAGGAATTTTCCGTACCATAAAATGACGCCTGAGCAGTTTTCTGCCCAGGCGCCAGTCTGGTTACTGTTTATTTTTTTACCGTTACTTTATATGTCAAAACTGCACCCTTGCCGGTTACTACTGTAATCGTCGCTTTTCCTGCTTTCTTACCTTTAATCACGCCTTTATTGGTCACTGTCGCCACTTTTTTATTAGAAGTTGTGCAGGACTTAATCTTATCGCCGTTGTTGACCGACAGTTTAATTGTCTTGCCAACCTTTACAGTTCCCTTTGTCTTTGCAAGTTTTGTCTTTGCATTGGTGGTTACGGTAATGGTACAGGTTGCTTTCTTCTTATTAGCGGTTGCCGTAATGGTGGTTGTTCCTGCTGCTTTTGCTGTCACAACACCATTTTTCACTGTTGCCACTTTTGTATTGGATGACTTCCAGCTAATTGTGCTTGTAGCTCCGCTGGGGTTCAGGGTTGCTGTCAATGCCGCCGTATCTTTCACTTTCAGCTTAAGGCTTTTCTTAGACAGTTTAATGCTCTTTGCATTCTTTGCCTTGCTCACTACCTTCACAGTTACAGTTGCAGACTTACCATCTGCTGTTGCTGTAACCTTTGCTGTTCCGGCTTTCTTTGCTGAAATTACACCTTTGCTGTTTACCGTTGCGATACTGGTCTTATCAGATTTCCATGTTACTTTCTTATCGGTAGCATTTGCAGGTTCTACAGATGCTCCTACGGTAACTTTTTTCCCTTTTACTATGTATACTGTCTTTGCAGTAAGAGTTACTTTCTTCACTGCTACTTTTTCGGGCTGTGGAGCCGGAGTCGGTGCTGGTTCCGGTGCGGGCGTTGGAGTCGGAGTCGGTTCCGGCGCTGGTGTGGTTCCTGTATTACCGCCGCCTGTGTTATCTCCTCCTGTGTTGTCTCCTCCCGTATTATCGCCGCCTGTATTATCTCCTCCTGTGTTGTCTTCTCCCGTATCACTCTTAGTGATAACACGAATCATACATTCGTCATTTACACTCGATGAACTTCCTTTCACAGTAATCACTGCAGTTGCTCCTGCTTCTGCTGTTTCCGGTACGGTTACTTCTCCGTTCTGGTCTACGACTGCAGCGGCTGCATTGTCAGAAGTCCAGTCCAGATCATTTGCGTCAGCAGGCGTTTTTTTCAAATCGTCGTTCAGATTTCTCGTTCCGCCCTGTTCCACTTCATAAACGCATAACTGAATTCCAGTGCGGTAGCCGGCGTAACATCATTTTTGCCTTCCGGGGTACTTTCTGCAAATGCATTGAGCTGGAATGTGGTCATACAAACACAAACAGTCAAAAACATCGCGAGAAATTTCTTTAAATTTCTACCCCCCCCCGTGCTTTTTGGTACTTACCTGTAATTCTGTCATTACAAATTCCTCCTTTTACTTTTTCAGACATATTTCATTCCATGTCTTAGTAATAAAAATAGCACGTTTCTTCTCATTTGTCAATTCTGCTGAAAAGATCATTCCGTCCCCTCAAAAATTTCTGATAATTTTATGGTGATATGAGGAAAATTTTTCAGATGGATTACCGTATCTGCATTGTAATCTTCTGCTTCTTCATCCTTCTGCAAAATATAACTGTATTCCAGAACATATTTCCCGTTTTTCAGATAATAAATCTCCACTGCTCCCTGAGGTGAAACAATCCAGTATTCTTCCACTCCTGCAGTTTCATATATATCTTTTTTCTCTGCCCTGTCCCTTTTTGCACTTGATGGACTCAGGGTTTCCAGCACAAACCGCGGAACTCCGCTGTAAGTTCCGCCTCTTAGCTGCTTTCTGTCGCACAGAACCATAACATCCGGGCATACATAATCGTCGCTGACTTCCGGATGATATCTGAAATCCAGATTTTCAATGGATACAATACAGATACTTCCTTTTAAGCCCTGCTTTATCACGGTGTGAATATTACTGTTGATAATCCCGTGCTGATAGCTGAGGGAAGGCGACATATTATAAACCACTCCATTAATTTTCTCATCTTTTTTCCGTTCAGATTCTGCCAGTCCCATCTTATCACACCTTTTCACTCATTTTATGCAGCGAATCCCGGCCTAAATCTCCAGCTTCTTCCCGGCTTCCGCCAGAACACACCGTTCTCCCAGAGCTTCTTTTACAGCGGCAACTGCCAGCAGGCCGGTACAGTGGAGAGGAACCACCAGATCCGCTTCCAGTTCCTGCAGAAACCGGATAGTCTGTGCAAGACGATTTCTGCCGCAGCCTTTCAGATGCATACCTGCCACCAGGCTGTGGATTTTTTCATCCGGAAATGTTTCCTGCACATAATTCAGACAATTCACAATTCCTGCATGGGCGCAGCCTGCAAATACGCACAGGCCCTGGGCTTCCCGAATCACGAGAAGCTGTTCATCCTCCATGGTATCCCGTTCCGGTTCTTCTCCCGGATGTACTTCTTTCCAGAATGTGGCGGGAATTTCCTCAAAATCCGTTTTCCGGGGAATGGACGACAGCAGATAAATATGCTCAGAAACAGCCTGACATGGCTCTTCTGTCAGAACCAGGCCGGACTGTTTTTTCATCCAGGCTTCCCCTTCTTCCGGAATACCGCTGAACAACATCTTCCCTGTAACCGGATGACTGGAATATTTCCGCTCAAATCCTTTGCGGTTCATATAAATGGGGACATCGGAACCTTCCGGCCATTTCTCTGCCCAGTCTTTCATGCCGCCGCAATGATCGTAATGGCCGTGGCTTAAGATAATTCCTGACAGTTGCCCCAGATTCACCTTCATTTTTTCGGCATTCTGCAGAAATACACCGGTCTGCCCCATGTCAAACAGCCATGTTTCTCCCTCTGTTTCAATGAGCAGGGACAGTCCGTGCTCTGCCAGAAATCCCCGCTTATAAACTGTATTTTCCGTCAGAACTGTTACTTTCATTTTTCATCCTTCTTTTCCTTCAGAACTGCTGACTTTTACCCTTCTTTTTCTCCCTGTTCTTCCTTGGCCTGAATAATCGCCTCATTCAGAGACAGCATTTTTGCATCCAGCATGGACACAATTCCGGCACATTCCCGTAAATCCCGGCTGATATACTCCGGAGCATTTCCTTCAAATTTATAATAGATTTTATGCTCCAGGCTTGCCCAGAAATCCATGGCAATGGTGCGAATCTGGATTTCCACCCTGGTATCCACTACCCCGTCCGTGAGAAATATGGGCACTGTCACCAGCATATGATAGCTTTTATAGCCGCTGTCTTTGGGATTCTTAATATAATCTTTAATGGAAACTACCGTTAAATCATTTTGTCTTCCAATCATTTCTGCAAGCCGGTAAATATCGGAAGTGAAGGAACATACAATCCGGATTCCGGCTATATCATTCACATGGTTTACCATATTTTCAATGGTACTTTCATATCCATGGCGTTTCAGCTTTTTCACGATACTTTCCGGAGATTTAATCCTGGA is from Lachnospiraceae bacterium JLR.KK002 and encodes:
- the proC gene encoding pyrroline-5-carboxylate reductase → MNKTIGFIGGGNMAGAIIGGILNSGLTTKDHIIATARTERTLQSLQERFQIRTSRSNPEAASQSDILFLAVKPHLFPEVIAEIRDSVPEQAILVSIAAGQSIQAIEGFFGKEIRLVRAMPNTPALVGEAMSALCCNEHVSETELSEITSIFDSFGICETVPESLMDTVVGVSGSSPAYVFLFLEAMADAAVADGMPRSQAYKFAAQAVLGAAKMVLETGSHPGLLKDAVCSPGGTTIEAVAALESQGLRSAVIKAQRACVEKSREMDKKAGRSASTP
- a CDS encoding alpha-amylase family glycosyl hydrolase encodes the protein MWAYESVFYQIYPLGFCGAPFENDGVAEHRILKVADWIPHLEKLGVNAIYFSPLFESDTHGYNARDYRKVDVRLGTNEDFKEICDALHKAGIRVVLDGVFNHAGRGFFAFQDVLKNRENSRYKDWFHIDFHGNSNYNDGLWYEGWEGNYDLVKLNLRNEEVIQYLLESVSQWVKEWDIDGLRLDVAYCLDHDFVRRLRGHCDSLKEDFFLVGEMLHGDYNQLVNDSMLHSATNYECYKGLHSSFNSMNMFEINHSLLRQFGPENWTLYRGKHLLSFVDNHDVSRIATILGNKSHLPLIYALCFGMPGIPCVYYGSEWGAEGDKKNGDPSLRPSFEKPDWNALTDWIAKLAAAKKESDALNYGDFKSVVLTNKQCIFERKTDTERVLVAINADSEPYTAHFDAGCGMAEDLITGQPHDFGGGSELPPYSAYFWKCEK
- a CDS encoding threonine/serine exporter family protein, encoding MDQILVSMAATMAFAVLFHVPRSEYLLCAVNGAIGWMVYLFCVSHDTGITIASMWATLVLTLVARLLSAIRKMPGTVFLVTGIFTLVPGAGIYYTSYYLIMNDLEQCMAKGIETFKIAGAIVLGMIFGLILPQSWFNQIGKIRKKYDTHG
- a CDS encoding threonine/serine exporter family protein, producing MVESKTILNLAISVGEILLKSGGEIYRVQETVSRILEAYGIEDYHVFVITNGIFATVYEQRKDAGSMVRYVPIGEVNLERVAQMNQLSREICEKNCTITEAYEKLEQYRNASGTNNRSLILACAAGSAGFCYLLGGRPYDSMVCFFLGILLEVFLLLAARHHASRFIMNIMGSALVTTGSLILYVAGAGILSDKIIIGGIIPLVPGVALTTGIRDLFSGDYLSGSIRMIDALLTGMCIAIGVGGAIKVFHLLWGGTLAL
- a CDS encoding O-antigen ligase family protein, which gives rise to MKQKAKKNTDIMSELQKAVSGLFVICMTGLFPLFYQDGYFNIANAKLMFFDACAAGLTALTLVFAIAGQVQKKGRQGKQKKQRTPEAAEMLSADRIKEFWHRTDVPARFMGAFVLVLLCSTICSLDPAESFYGTDARMLGALVFLLCAAVYVILGKYLQPGIWIAWIFLISNGLVLLLGILQFWGVNVFHLWDNMDPGQMGSFLTTIGNINACSSYYCMILPIGMVLYYLSETLFSKAIYGAFLVLGFYGAYATNASSWIPGIGTAFLVLLWFSMKDSKHMEKFLDLCLLFWGGSLFLKLTLMMWQEGNTKAFMSQLFLGQKLQNLMIHPMVLLTEGVLFGMLLCLVKTMKKKQLELPWPKIRNILFAILALLSGICIILVLTVNLMSEKQWTGTFQWINSLKLQDEFGSERGLIWRHTMTAWNKLPFDRKFIGCGPNCFHLFLYQYQGLELAAYGGRIVDPHNEWLLFLSITGILGAVSYFGLLVSTAVSAGKRARTCPLMMVGPVMLGSYLAQGMVNNPTAFLTPNLFLFLGILKSLERHGKEKNSE
- a CDS encoding Ig-like domain-containing protein, whose product is MEQGGTRNLNDDLKKTPADANDLDWTSDNAAAAVVDQNGEVTVPETAEAGATAVITVKGSSSSVNDECMIRVITKSDTGEDNTGGDNTGGDNTGGDNTGGDNTGGGNTGTTPAPEPTPTPTPAPEPAPTPAPQPEKVAVKKVTLTAKTVYIVKGKKVTVGASVEPANATDKKVTWKSDKTSIATVNSKGVISAKKAGTAKVTATADGKSATVTVKVVSKAKNAKSIKLSKKSLKLKVKDTAALTATLNPSGATSTISWKSSNTKVATVKNGVVTAKAAGTTTITATANKKKATCTITVTTNAKTKLAKTKGTVKVGKTIKLSVNNGDKIKSCTTSNKKVATVTNKGVIKGKKAGKATITVVTGKGAVLTYKVTVKK
- a CDS encoding Uma2 family endonuclease yields the protein MGLAESERKKDEKINGVVYNMSPSLSYQHGIINSNIHTVIKQGLKGSICIVSIENLDFRYHPEVSDDYVCPDVMVLCDRKQLRGGTYSGVPRFVLETLSPSSAKRDRAEKKDIYETAGVEEYWIVSPQGAVEIYYLKNGKYVLEYSYILQKDEEAEDYNADTVIHLKNFPHITIKLSEIFEGTE
- a CDS encoding MBL fold metallo-hydrolase, whose translation is MKVTVLTENTVYKRGFLAEHGLSLLIETEGETWLFDMGQTGVFLQNAEKMKVNLGQLSGIILSHGHYDHCGGMKDWAEKWPEGSDVPIYMNRKGFERKYSSHPVTGKMLFSGIPEEGEAWMKKQSGLVLTEEPCQAVSEHIYLLSSIPRKTDFEEIPATFWKEVHPGEEPERDTMEDEQLLVIREAQGLCVFAGCAHAGIVNCLNYVQETFPDEKIHSLVAGMHLKGCGRNRLAQTIRFLQELEADLVVPLHCTGLLAVAAVKEALGERCVLAEAGKKLEI
- a CDS encoding GTP pyrophosphokinase family protein is translated as MEVPLKLNEGVTSWETVIFLYNSALKEVGTKVDILNDEFRHVHKYNPIEYVKSRIKSPESIVKKLKRHGYESTIENMVNHVNDIAGIRIVCSFTSDIYRLAEMIGRQNDLTVVSIKDYIKNPKDSGYKSYHMLVTVPIFLTDGVVDTRVEIQIRTIAMDFWASLEHKIYYKFEGNAPEYISRDLRECAGIVSMLDAKMLSLNEAIIQAKEEQGEKEG